In one Pseudodesulfovibrio tunisiensis genomic region, the following are encoded:
- a CDS encoding F0F1 ATP synthase subunit epsilon translates to MRFKVLLPSRVLLDEEVVQVRAEGPNGMFTLRPRHIDMASSLVAGILTFRTPDGRDHHLAMDQGIVGKQGNSVTVASRMAVRGEMGHLEEEVRRMQDAARERERGAQGAVARLEADFVRRFLEFGKT, encoded by the coding sequence GTGAGGTTCAAGGTACTCCTGCCCTCACGCGTGCTTCTGGACGAAGAGGTCGTTCAGGTACGGGCCGAAGGCCCGAACGGCATGTTCACGCTCCGCCCCCGGCACATCGACATGGCCTCGTCGCTGGTGGCGGGCATCCTGACCTTTCGCACCCCGGACGGCCGCGACCATCATCTGGCCATGGATCAGGGCATTGTCGGCAAGCAGGGCAACTCGGTCACGGTTGCCTCGCGCATGGCCGTGCGTGGAGAAATGGGCCATCTGGAAGAGGAAGTGCGGCGCATGCAGGATGCGGCGCGGGAACGCGAACGCGGCGCACAGGGCGCCGTGGCCCGGCTGGAAGCGGATTTCGTCAGACGTTTTCTGGAGTTCGGCAAGACATGA
- a CDS encoding F0F1 ATP synthase subunit A: MEITPDVIIYAQWGAFKVNATLVFTWGVMLLLTGFAGFVTRNLTASVDMNQRQNLLEILVDGLLSQIRDATGHDPERFLPLLGTLFIFIFTSNILSMIPGFQPPTGSLSTTTALALIVFFAVPWYGIREHGLANYLRGYIQPSPLMLPFNVMGEITRTFALAVRLFGNIMSGTMMGAILLVLAPLFLPVVMQLLGLLIGVVQAYIFAVLAGVFIAAGLESHTTAQQETQNAGSVPAKE, encoded by the coding sequence ATGGAAATCACGCCGGACGTGATCATCTACGCGCAATGGGGCGCTTTCAAGGTCAACGCCACCCTCGTGTTCACATGGGGAGTGATGCTGCTGCTCACGGGCTTTGCCGGATTCGTCACCCGCAACCTGACCGCATCCGTGGACATGAACCAGCGCCAGAACCTGCTGGAGATTCTCGTGGACGGCCTGCTCTCCCAGATTCGGGACGCCACAGGCCATGATCCGGAACGGTTCCTGCCCCTGCTCGGCACCCTGTTCATCTTCATCTTCACCAGCAACATCCTGTCCATGATTCCGGGATTCCAACCGCCCACAGGCTCCCTGTCCACCACCACGGCCCTTGCCCTGATCGTGTTCTTCGCCGTGCCCTGGTACGGCATCCGCGAACACGGGCTCGCCAACTATCTCCGAGGCTACATCCAGCCCTCGCCCCTGATGCTGCCCTTCAACGTGATGGGCGAGATCACGCGCACCTTCGCCCTTGCCGTGCGCCTGTTCGGCAACATCATGAGCGGCACCATGATGGGCGCGATCCTGCTCGTGCTGGCCCCGCTCTTCCTTCCCGTGGTCATGCAACTGCTCGGGCTGCTCATCGGCGTGGTTCAGGCATACATTTTCGCGGTTCTGGCCGGGGTGTTCATTGCGGCCGGACTGGAATCGCACACAACCGCACAACAGGAAACGCAAAATGCCGGGTCTGTCCCGGCCAAGGAGTGA
- a CDS encoding AEC family transporter, producing the protein MLDIILAITPIFGLILFGCVLRRMDFPGPDFWPVSERLTYYVLFPAMLMHGLSGRQIQAGGFPIAGAIAGSVVLVFLGLRWLRPRLGMSGPAYTSVLQGSIRPNTYVAMSVAAGLLGPDWMALSAVALLTIIPLVNVLCVLALARHGNNAGGGLLKVLKELARNPLILSCVVGLAMNWGGWSLPPVVDNLFAILGTAALPMGLLAVGAGFRFDGVMDGGARAGGFLGSASRGSARAGRDHRPGAGRGCAGRAHGRDLHRHTRCRVRVHSGPADGRGPSAHGPDHHVSDPSFRRDPARGSHGAGLIWRWELSLFSEKPLVFG; encoded by the coding sequence ATGTTGGACATCATCCTTGCCATCACCCCGATCTTCGGACTGATTCTGTTCGGTTGCGTGCTTCGGCGCATGGATTTTCCCGGACCGGACTTCTGGCCGGTTTCCGAGCGCCTTACCTATTATGTATTGTTTCCGGCCATGCTCATGCACGGCCTGTCCGGCAGGCAGATTCAGGCTGGCGGTTTTCCCATTGCCGGAGCCATTGCCGGGTCCGTGGTTCTGGTCTTTCTCGGCCTGCGCTGGCTGCGCCCCCGGCTGGGCATGTCCGGTCCGGCCTACACTTCGGTGCTTCAGGGCAGCATTCGGCCCAATACCTATGTCGCCATGTCCGTGGCCGCCGGCCTGCTGGGACCGGACTGGATGGCTTTGTCCGCCGTGGCTCTGCTTACCATCATCCCCCTTGTCAACGTGCTTTGCGTGCTGGCGCTGGCCCGACACGGGAACAACGCCGGTGGCGGGCTGCTCAAGGTGCTCAAGGAACTGGCCAGGAATCCCCTGATTCTGTCCTGCGTGGTTGGTCTCGCCATGAATTGGGGCGGCTGGTCCCTGCCGCCGGTGGTGGACAATCTGTTCGCCATTCTGGGAACTGCGGCCCTGCCCATGGGTCTGCTTGCCGTGGGCGCGGGATTCCGTTTCGATGGAGTCATGGACGGCGGCGCGCGGGCTGGCGGTTTCCTCGGCAGCGCATCTCGTGGCTCTGCCCGTGCTGGCCGCGATCATCGCCCGGGGGCTGGCCGGGGATGTGCTGGCCGTGCGCACGGCCGTGATTTACACCGCCATACCCGTTGCCGTGTCCGCGTTCATTCTGGCCCGGCAGATGGGCGGGGACCATCGGCTCATGGCCCAGATCATCACGTTTCAGACCCTTCTTTCCGCCGCGACCCTGCCCGTGGCTCTCATGGTGCTGGCCTGATTTGGCGGTGGGAGCTGTCCTTGTTTTCGGAAAAACCCCTTGTGTTCGGGTAG
- a CDS encoding F0F1 ATP synthase subunit C, with the protein MDSLALVAIGSVVAAGICMGLGAIGPAIGEGMALARGLSSMAQQPDETNTIVKFMFVGMAMVESTAIYSFVLAMILLFANPFWNYFLEKAGQ; encoded by the coding sequence ATGGATTCTCTCGCACTCGTTGCCATCGGTTCGGTCGTGGCCGCCGGAATCTGCATGGGCCTCGGCGCCATCGGCCCGGCCATCGGCGAAGGCATGGCCCTTGCCCGCGGCCTCTCGTCCATGGCCCAGCAGCCGGACGAAACCAATACCATCGTGAAATTCATGTTCGTGGGCATGGCCATGGTGGAATCCACAGCCATCTACAGCTTCGTGCTCGCCATGATCCTGCTCTTCGCCAACCCCTTCTGGAACTACTTTCTGGAAAAGGCGGGGCAATAA
- a CDS encoding ATP synthase subunit I has translation MTEATRILGGLAAGGALSLLHFGGLWITLRALPRVARPRLWFMGSALTRYGLTLGGMWLLMQWGVAPLVAACAGFWLARSVFVPRVVKRFEKTVS, from the coding sequence ATGACTGAGGCAACGCGAATTCTCGGAGGGCTTGCTGCTGGCGGTGCGCTCTCCCTGCTCCACTTCGGCGGACTGTGGATCACCCTGCGCGCCCTGCCGCGCGTGGCCCGGCCCCGCCTATGGTTCATGGGCAGTGCACTCACGCGCTACGGCCTGACACTGGGCGGCATGTGGCTGCTCATGCAATGGGGCGTGGCTCCGCTGGTCGCGGCCTGCGCCGGATTCTGGCTCGCGCGCTCCGTGTTCGTGCCCCGGGTCGTCAAGCGGTTCGAAAAAACGGTTTCGTAA
- a CDS encoding FAD-dependent oxidoreductase, producing the protein MTGGRLYAHSLERIIPGFAEEAPVERCVVHEKISFMNEGSCTTMDHTNVASEDPAERSYTVLRSKFDPWLAEKAEDEGANYIPGIRVDDLIMRDGKVCGVVAGEDELEADVVVLADGVNSLLGQKAGLVNKLSPHHCAVGVKEIIKLSRQQINDRFGCTDKEGAAWLLAGSPSDNQMGGGFLYTNEESISLGLVFGLHNISSVTKSIPQMLEDFKHHPMIAPLIEGGELLEYSAHVVPEGGRAMVPKMVADGVLIAGDAAGLCLNVGYTVRGMDLAIASGEAAAQAVIKAKEAGNFNSDSLSAYTKLLQDSFVMKDLDLYSNTPEFLDNSRMYNEYPDMVNSMMHDLFTVKGQSTPVRKSFLGHLRKAGIMNLLKDGWKGVRAI; encoded by the coding sequence ATGACTGGTGGAAGGTTGTATGCCCACAGTCTTGAAAGGATCATTCCCGGCTTTGCCGAAGAGGCACCCGTGGAGCGATGCGTTGTTCACGAAAAGATATCCTTCATGAATGAAGGCAGCTGCACCACCATGGACCATACGAATGTTGCGTCCGAGGATCCTGCCGAACGTTCCTATACCGTTCTTCGTTCGAAATTCGACCCCTGGCTGGCCGAAAAGGCGGAAGACGAAGGTGCCAACTACATTCCCGGCATTCGTGTCGACGACCTGATCATGCGTGATGGCAAGGTTTGTGGTGTCGTAGCCGGAGAGGACGAGCTTGAAGCCGATGTCGTCGTCCTTGCCGACGGAGTCAACTCGCTTCTTGGTCAGAAGGCCGGCCTTGTCAACAAGCTGAGCCCGCATCACTGCGCTGTCGGCGTAAAGGAAATCATCAAGCTGTCCAGACAGCAGATCAATGATCGCTTCGGCTGCACGGACAAGGAAGGCGCGGCATGGCTTCTGGCCGGATCGCCGTCCGACAACCAGATGGGCGGCGGCTTTCTGTACACCAATGAGGAAAGCATTTCATTGGGTCTCGTCTTTGGACTGCACAACATTTCCTCGGTGACCAAAAGCATTCCGCAGATGCTGGAAGACTTCAAGCACCATCCGATGATCGCTCCGCTGATTGAAGGTGGAGAACTTCTGGAATATTCCGCCCATGTCGTGCCCGAGGGCGGCCGCGCAATGGTTCCCAAGATGGTTGCTGACGGCGTGCTGATCGCTGGTGATGCTGCGGGACTTTGCCTGAACGTCGGCTATACGGTTCGCGGCATGGATCTGGCCATTGCTTCGGGTGAAGCTGCGGCCCAGGCTGTCATCAAGGCCAAGGAAGCGGGTAATTTCAACTCGGATTCCCTGTCTGCCTACACGAAGCTGCTGCAGGACAGCTTTGTGATGAAGGATCTTGATCTGTACAGCAATACACCGGAATTTCTGGATAACAGCCGCATGTACAACGAATATCCGGACATGGTCAATTCCATGATGCATGATCTGTTCACGGTGAAAGGACAGTCGACCCCCGTGCGCAAATCCTTCCTGGGACATCTGAGAAAGGCCGGAATCATGAATCTGCTCAAAGACGGCTGGAAAGGAGTACGGGCAATATGA
- a CDS encoding SulP family inorganic anion transporter yields MAGFTAAHLVPESILTLRKGYSLEKLGQDVLAGITVGIVALPLAMAFAIASGVTPDRGIFTAIVAGVFISLFGGSRYQIGGPTGAFVVILFNIIQKHGYDGLVVCVLMAGVLLILMGFCRLGTLIKYIPYPVTTGFTAGIAVLIFSGQVKDFLGMQGADLPPDFLGKWSYYLGHLDQIDFGTLGVSAIALAVIILVRRFIPRIPAPIVGVVAASCLALLLGAGAETIGDRFGGIPDHMPALSFPDVSLAQMRLLFPDALAIALLAGIESLLSCAVADGMTGEQHNSDMELVAQGVANLGAVAFGGIAATGAIARTATNIKAGAYSPVAGIVHSLTLLCFILLLSDMASYIALGSLAAVLMVVAWDMSEVQKFIRLMHAPKTDIFVLLLTFAVTVMVDLTTAVLTGVVLAAMLFMRRMSEATEVLPVRSEKGENFYSGEYMGKEIQSYEIDGPFFFGVASRFRSTMNAMQQQPKVYILRMDHVPFVDSTGMFALETFISQCRRGGSIVLISGVRENVLERMRNLGVLDSVGAGNVFAEYEDSLRYAFELVWEG; encoded by the coding sequence ATGGCTGGTTTCACAGCGGCACATTTGGTGCCGGAAAGCATATTGACGTTGAGAAAGGGGTATTCCCTGGAAAAGCTGGGCCAGGACGTGTTGGCCGGGATAACCGTCGGCATCGTGGCCCTGCCCTTGGCCATGGCGTTTGCCATCGCCTCGGGCGTGACCCCAGACCGGGGCATTTTCACGGCCATTGTCGCGGGCGTGTTCATTTCCCTGTTCGGCGGCTCCCGCTACCAGATCGGCGGACCCACCGGCGCATTCGTGGTGATCCTGTTCAACATCATCCAGAAGCATGGTTACGACGGACTCGTGGTCTGCGTGCTCATGGCCGGCGTGCTGCTCATTCTCATGGGATTCTGCCGTCTCGGCACCCTGATCAAGTACATTCCGTATCCCGTGACCACCGGATTCACCGCCGGTATCGCCGTTCTGATCTTTTCGGGACAGGTCAAGGATTTTCTCGGCATGCAGGGCGCGGACCTGCCCCCGGATTTTCTGGGCAAATGGAGCTATTATCTCGGGCATCTGGATCAGATAGACTTCGGCACTCTCGGGGTGTCGGCAATCGCGCTGGCCGTGATCATTCTTGTCCGCCGTTTCATCCCGCGCATTCCCGCACCGATTGTGGGCGTGGTTGCCGCATCCTGTCTGGCTCTGCTTCTCGGAGCCGGTGCCGAGACCATTGGCGACAGGTTCGGCGGCATTCCGGACCACATGCCCGCGCTGTCGTTTCCGGACGTGAGCCTTGCCCAGATGCGGCTTCTGTTCCCGGATGCGTTGGCCATCGCGCTGCTGGCGGGCATCGAATCCCTGCTTTCCTGCGCTGTTGCCGACGGCATGACCGGTGAACAGCACAATTCCGATATGGAACTGGTCGCGCAGGGCGTGGCCAATCTCGGTGCAGTTGCGTTCGGCGGCATTGCCGCTACCGGCGCCATTGCCCGTACCGCGACCAACATCAAGGCCGGTGCATATTCGCCCGTGGCTGGCATCGTGCATTCCCTGACCCTGCTCTGCTTCATCCTGCTGCTGTCGGACATGGCGTCCTACATCGCCCTTGGCAGTCTTGCCGCAGTGCTGATGGTCGTGGCCTGGGACATGAGCGAGGTCCAGAAGTTCATTCGGCTCATGCATGCGCCCAAGACCGATATTTTCGTGCTTCTTCTGACCTTTGCGGTCACCGTGATGGTGGACCTGACCACGGCCGTGCTGACCGGCGTGGTGCTGGCCGCCATGCTGTTCATGCGCCGCATGAGCGAGGCCACCGAGGTCCTGCCGGTTCGCAGCGAAAAGGGAGAGAATTTCTACAGTGGCGAGTACATGGGCAAGGAAATTCAGTCCTACGAGATCGACGGCCCGTTCTTTTTCGGCGTGGCCTCCCGATTTCGCAGCACCATGAACGCCATGCAGCAGCAGCCCAAGGTCTACATTCTGCGCATGGATCATGTGCCCTTTGTGGACTCCACCGGCATGTTCGCTCTGGAAACCTTCATCAGCCAGTGCCGCAGGGGCGGTTCCATCGTGCTGATTTCCGGGGTTCGGGAAAATGTGCTGGAACGGATGCGGAATCTGGGCGTGCTGGATTCCGTGGGCGCGGGCAACGTGTTTGCCGAATACGAAGACTCACTGCGCTACGCTTTCGAGCTTGTCTGGGAAGGGTAG
- a CDS encoding sigma-54 interaction domain-containing protein: MKKKERYKLSPQTKNLLDCLAALNNFIEVIDARGYYIYISPNCTYDLTTPDELVGMHTTDAFDLTQDSSILLNTIASGKPYRDILLKYKSTKTNRTIEFLYNSFPIIEDNVTIGAICIYRYMDDVKKAVQYVDLTKEQFFDNIKSVVTQHKDLFTFNDIICTCPKMEEAIKLAKRVAKADSSILIIGETGTGKELFAQSIHSFCGDRKRPFVAVNCAEIPENLMESTLFGTTKGSYTDAVDKHGLFEEADGGTLFLDELHTLSIEMQSKILRVLETKTVRKVGGSKRTPVNVRVLSSMNCDPLEAMEKGLLKPDLFYRIAVIGIRIPPLRKRGLAEMKLLANHFISEVNRKLGTNICGCSEETYATFLRYEFPGNCRELAHVIEHAGNMMESNETIIQPRHLPYYINEFLRCCCCPQSNGASGENPQRPVYRIGDYKSAHHKALDDFNTKFNEGFLRHALGHFNGNVTKTAKAINISRQHLHGLITKYIDF; the protein is encoded by the coding sequence ATGAAAAAGAAAGAAAGATACAAGCTCTCGCCTCAAACAAAAAATCTGCTCGATTGCCTTGCTGCGCTCAATAATTTCATAGAAGTCATAGATGCCAGAGGATATTACATCTATATTTCTCCAAACTGCACGTACGACCTTACTACGCCGGACGAACTTGTAGGGATGCATACCACCGATGCCTTTGATCTTACGCAGGATTCAAGCATATTGTTGAACACGATTGCATCCGGAAAGCCTTACAGGGATATACTTCTCAAGTATAAATCAACAAAAACAAATAGAACCATAGAATTTCTTTACAATTCGTTTCCGATCATCGAAGACAATGTGACCATAGGTGCAATATGTATCTACAGATACATGGATGACGTGAAAAAAGCAGTGCAATATGTCGATCTGACCAAGGAGCAGTTTTTCGACAACATCAAGTCGGTGGTGACACAGCATAAAGATTTGTTCACCTTCAATGACATAATTTGCACATGCCCCAAAATGGAGGAGGCCATCAAGCTTGCAAAGCGAGTGGCAAAAGCGGATTCCTCCATTCTCATCATTGGAGAAACTGGAACAGGCAAGGAACTGTTTGCACAGAGCATACATTCCTTTTGCGGAGACAGGAAACGGCCTTTTGTTGCCGTCAACTGCGCGGAAATTCCGGAAAACCTCATGGAAAGCACGCTTTTCGGCACAACGAAAGGCTCTTACACTGATGCTGTTGACAAGCACGGGCTGTTTGAAGAGGCGGATGGAGGGACTCTTTTTCTGGATGAGTTGCACACGTTGAGCATCGAAATGCAGAGCAAGATTCTGCGAGTGCTGGAGACGAAAACCGTTCGCAAGGTCGGCGGCAGCAAACGGACTCCGGTCAATGTCCGGGTCCTTTCCTCCATGAACTGCGACCCTCTCGAGGCCATGGAAAAAGGCCTTTTGAAGCCTGACCTGTTTTACCGTATTGCCGTGATCGGCATTCGAATTCCACCGTTGAGAAAGCGTGGTCTGGCCGAGATGAAGCTGTTGGCAAATCATTTCATCAGCGAAGTGAACAGGAAACTCGGGACGAACATATGCGGATGCTCGGAAGAAACGTATGCCACATTCCTGCGCTATGAATTCCCCGGCAATTGCAGAGAGTTGGCTCATGTCATCGAGCATGCCGGGAATATGATGGAGAGCAATGAGACCATTATTCAGCCTCGTCATCTACCGTATTACATCAATGAATTTCTGCGGTGCTGCTGTTGTCCCCAAAGCAATGGCGCTTCGGGAGAAAATCCTCAACGCCCCGTCTACAGAATTGGTGATTACAAATCCGCGCATCACAAGGCGCTGGATGATTTCAACACCAAGTTCAATGAGGGATTTTTGCGACACGCGTTGGGACATTTCAACGGCAATGTCACGAAGACTGCAAAGGCCATCAACATATCACGGCAGCATCTGCACGGGTTGATTACAAAGTATATTGATTTTTAG
- a CDS encoding 4Fe-4S dicluster domain-containing protein, translated as MSDIVNTDIKLGVNKFFVDEEGAHIKLKDDADRAEVKKLIAACPAGLYKIDDEDNLQFDYAGCLECGTCRILCGDTALESWEYPQGTFGVEYRFG; from the coding sequence ATGAGCGATATAGTCAATACCGATATAAAACTCGGCGTAAACAAGTTTTTTGTCGACGAAGAAGGCGCGCACATCAAGCTGAAGGATGATGCCGATCGTGCCGAAGTGAAGAAACTGATCGCTGCATGTCCTGCCGGACTGTACAAGATCGATGACGAGGACAACCTCCAATTCGACTATGCAGGCTGTCTTGAGTGCGGCACCTGCCGCATCCTTTGCGGAGATACGGCACTCGAAAGCTGGGAGTATCCGCAAGGTACTTTCGGCGTGGAATACCGTTTCGGATAA
- a CDS encoding universal stress protein, with amino-acid sequence MDRKGDILKKVLEASGYAADQGEEKAELDTLNRHLLLAVSPIAKARAGLEFVSSFFTNKDQVRLTLMNVLPAQGVVWDEEKDFESLELMESRTEAGERKAHKVLDDAKRGFTAAGFPAENIEIKITPSQMSKGHHIVREGRSGQYDAVVLGRRTQMKIEELMDKSVSRELLESLSDRISFPFWICRPPEHGRRNVLLCVDDSAPSERMADHVGFILADEPGQDVTVLHVHDSGKRTLAESEATMAKAVDIMTTAGMPEDRITRHILHASNPARSILQEIHAGKYAAVAIGSAGSDRGLLDKLLVGSVARKIFKELRGASLWVCF; translated from the coding sequence ATGGATCGGAAAGGCGATATTCTGAAGAAAGTGCTGGAGGCCTCGGGCTACGCCGCAGATCAGGGCGAGGAAAAGGCCGAGCTGGACACCCTGAACAGGCACCTGCTGCTTGCAGTCAGCCCCATTGCCAAGGCCCGGGCCGGGCTGGAATTCGTGTCCTCGTTCTTCACGAACAAGGACCAGGTCCGCCTGACCCTGATGAATGTGCTTCCGGCCCAGGGCGTTGTCTGGGACGAGGAAAAGGACTTCGAAAGTCTGGAGCTCATGGAAAGCCGAACCGAAGCCGGGGAACGCAAGGCCCACAAGGTACTGGACGATGCAAAACGGGGGTTCACCGCTGCCGGATTTCCTGCCGAAAACATCGAAATCAAGATCACGCCATCCCAGATGAGCAAGGGGCACCACATCGTGCGCGAAGGCCGCTCCGGCCAGTACGACGCCGTGGTGCTGGGCAGACGCACCCAGATGAAGATCGAGGAACTCATGGACAAGTCCGTGTCCCGCGAACTTCTGGAAAGCCTGTCCGACCGCATCAGCTTTCCCTTCTGGATATGCCGCCCGCCCGAACACGGGCGCAGGAACGTGCTGCTCTGCGTGGACGATTCCGCACCATCGGAACGCATGGCCGACCATGTGGGCTTCATTCTGGCGGACGAACCCGGGCAGGACGTGACCGTGCTGCATGTGCACGACTCGGGCAAACGCACGCTGGCCGAATCCGAAGCCACCATGGCCAAGGCCGTGGACATCATGACCACCGCAGGCATGCCCGAGGACCGCATCACCCGGCACATCCTGCACGCCTCCAACCCGGCGCGCAGCATTCTTCAGGAAATCCACGCCGGAAAATACGCGGCGGTCGCCATCGGCAGCGCAGGCTCGGACCGCGGGTTGCTGGACAAGCTGCTTGTGGGATCCGTGGCCCGGAAAATATTCAAGGAACTGCGCGGAGCCTCGCTCTGGGTCTGCTTCTAG
- a CDS encoding AtpZ/AtpI family protein: MSTKRKKGFPDHVGERERRSLKAKKAPDIGAWYGMTMFGVVGWAVAVPTLMGVFVGVWIDLTWPGPRSWTLMLLVLGIGLGCANAWFWLNRQRKSILEERDRDDTRHD, translated from the coding sequence ATGAGCACAAAACGCAAAAAGGGCTTTCCCGACCATGTGGGTGAACGGGAACGCCGAAGCCTCAAGGCGAAGAAGGCCCCGGACATCGGCGCGTGGTACGGCATGACCATGTTCGGCGTGGTGGGCTGGGCCGTGGCCGTGCCCACGCTCATGGGCGTGTTCGTCGGAGTCTGGATCGACCTGACATGGCCCGGACCGCGCTCGTGGACCCTGATGCTGCTGGTCCTCGGCATCGGTCTCGGATGCGCCAATGCCTGGTTCTGGCTGAACCGGCAGCGCAAAAGCATTCTGGAGGAACGGGACCGTGACGACACCCGGCATGACTGA
- a CDS encoding HD-GYP domain-containing protein — MVSPDMPEYRISVDQLRPGVFIRLERARWFDHPFLFNSFKIRDDKQIALLRQLGVTELICIPEKSDVLPLAPKERKPAPTTPPISDQDIEALWDEKRERTRRLQEKKQRIAECEGRYAECLAAFSSILKGLVRGDAHSVDQALAFVDRLTDNFLHDTESTLHLMNVMDPGERVYSHPLNVAVLSMMTGRLAGLDRDELVCLGMGALFHDIGKERLERKLLRKRGPLTRPEQDLVERHPEYGADMMRAIPAFPEQALPAVAQHHERMDGSGYPMGLKADGIDRLARITAIADAYDNLCNSPDPDDSLTPYLALSYMFGQQKHLFDVELLALFIRCLGVYPPGTVVQLSNGAIGMVMAVNPQNQLRPSVVLYDSEVPKKEALIVDLADGDDLRVEKSIRPKHLPPEIFQYLSPRSRISYFVNQN, encoded by the coding sequence ATGGTCAGCCCGGACATGCCCGAATACCGCATCAGCGTGGATCAGCTCCGACCCGGCGTCTTCATTCGCCTGGAACGGGCGCGCTGGTTCGATCATCCCTTCCTGTTCAACAGCTTCAAGATTCGCGACGACAAACAGATCGCGCTACTGCGCCAGCTCGGCGTCACGGAACTCATCTGCATTCCGGAAAAAAGCGACGTGCTGCCCCTTGCCCCCAAGGAACGAAAACCGGCACCGACAACTCCGCCGATTTCCGACCAGGACATCGAAGCACTGTGGGACGAAAAACGGGAACGCACGCGCCGCCTTCAGGAAAAAAAGCAGCGCATAGCCGAATGCGAGGGCAGATACGCCGAATGCCTTGCCGCGTTCTCCTCGATTCTCAAGGGGCTGGTCCGGGGCGACGCGCACTCCGTGGATCAGGCGCTGGCCTTTGTGGACCGGCTGACGGACAATTTTCTGCATGACACGGAATCCACCCTGCATCTGATGAACGTGATGGACCCCGGGGAACGGGTCTATTCCCACCCGCTGAATGTGGCCGTGCTCTCCATGATGACCGGACGACTCGCCGGTCTGGACAGGGATGAGCTCGTCTGTCTGGGCATGGGGGCTCTGTTCCACGACATCGGCAAGGAGCGGCTGGAAAGGAAACTGCTCAGGAAACGCGGCCCCCTGACCCGCCCCGAACAGGATCTCGTTGAAAGGCATCCGGAATACGGAGCCGACATGATGCGCGCCATTCCGGCATTTCCCGAACAGGCACTTCCGGCCGTGGCCCAGCATCACGAACGCATGGACGGTTCGGGATATCCAATGGGCCTCAAGGCCGATGGCATCGACAGGCTGGCTCGCATCACGGCTATTGCCGATGCCTACGACAACCTGTGCAACTCGCCGGACCCGGATGATTCCCTGACGCCCTATCTGGCCCTGTCCTACATGTTCGGCCAGCAGAAGCACCTGTTCGACGTGGAGTTGCTCGCCCTGTTCATCCGCTGCCTCGGCGTGTATCCACCCGGCACCGTGGTCCAGCTGTCCAACGGAGCCATCGGCATGGTCATGGCCGTGAATCCGCAGAATCAGCTCCGGCCCAGCGTGGTGCTCTACGATTCCGAAGTTCCCAAAAAGGAAGCGCTGATCGTGGACCTTGCCGACGGTGACGATCTGCGAGTGGAAAAATCCATCCGCCCCAAGCACCTGCCCCCGGAAATATTCCAGTACCTCTCACCCCGTTCCCGCATCAGCTATTTCGTGAATCAGAACTGA
- a CDS encoding DUF554 domain-containing protein — translation MIPVGSLVNALAIICGSVLGCMLQSRFPDRIRTIVFQGLGLCTILIGLQMAFKVQNILIVIFAILLGGITGELLRLDSLFERLAERVKTMIGSSNERFTDGLVTSSLIFCIGAMAILGSLEEGLRGDTTILFTKSILDGFAAIALSATYGSGVLFSFLPVLIYQGGMTLGAGVLQSYCTPLLIDQATACGGLLILGIGITLLEIKEIKLLSLLPSLVYVVALSLIFS, via the coding sequence ATGATCCCCGTCGGCTCCCTTGTCAATGCCCTGGCCATCATCTGCGGCAGCGTGCTCGGCTGCATGCTGCAAAGCCGATTTCCCGACCGCATCCGCACCATCGTATTTCAGGGACTGGGACTCTGCACCATCCTCATCGGCCTGCAGATGGCCTTCAAGGTCCAGAACATCCTCATTGTGATCTTTGCCATACTTCTGGGGGGAATTACCGGGGAGCTGCTCCGACTGGACTCCCTGTTCGAACGGCTGGCCGAACGCGTCAAGACCATGATCGGCTCATCCAACGAACGGTTCACGGACGGGCTGGTCACGTCGTCGCTCATCTTCTGCATCGGCGCCATGGCCATTCTGGGCTCGCTGGAGGAAGGTCTGCGGGGCGACACCACCATCCTGTTCACCAAATCCATTCTCGATGGTTTTGCAGCCATTGCCCTGTCAGCAACCTACGGGTCGGGCGTGCTGTTCTCCTTTCTGCCCGTGCTGATCTATCAGGGCGGCATGACTCTGGGCGCTGGCGTGCTGCAAAGCTACTGCACTCCCCTGCTCATCGACCAGGCAACGGCCTGCGGCGGCCTGCTCATTCTCGGCATCGGCATCACCCTGCTGGAGATCAAGGAAATCAAGCTGTTGAGCCTGCTGCCCTCGCTGGTCTACGTAGTCGCGCTTTCCCTGATCTTTTCCTGA